One window of the Polypterus senegalus isolate Bchr_013 chromosome 18, ASM1683550v1, whole genome shotgun sequence genome contains the following:
- the si:dkey-177p2.18 gene encoding phospholipase B1, membrane-associated, protein MLYNEMPRCLVNLVQVLPLEALREVNNGGLGCILQKSFCSCLVRPTADSPELKELIELNGIFQQKVEELIASGRFDKDDFTVILQPYLTEAQPPRDQKGNIDFSFFAPDCFHFSVKGHEELAKGLWNNMFQPEGSKDKLDYISEPIQLICPTKAHPYIYTKYNSVHDNPTALGKVTGNSATSFKHQLLLLALSSICLLIIL, encoded by the exons ATGCTGTATAATGAg ATGCCAAGATGTCTGGTGAATCTGGTTCAGGTGCTGCCTCTGGAAGCACTCAGAGAGGTTAATAATGGAGGTCTAGGCTGCATATTGCAGAA atcatTTTGCTCTTGCTTGGTGAGACCCACTGCAGACTCCCCCGAACTAAAAGAACTCATTGAACTGAATGGAATCTTTCAG caAAAGGTTGAAGAACTTATAGCTTCTGGGAGATTTGACAAAGATGACTTCACTGTAATACTTCAGCCCTATCTGACAGAAGCACAGCCTCCCCGAGATCAG aaaGGAAATATCGATTTTTCCTTCTTCGCACCTGACTGTTTCCATTTCAGTGTCAAAGGACATGAGGAACTTGCAAAAGGACTCTGGAACAATATG ttTCAACCAGAAGGAAGCAAGGACAAGCTGGATTACATCTCAGAGCCAATACAACTAATTTGCCCAACAAAG gcaCATCCTTACATTTATACTAAATACAATTCAGTACATGATAATCCTACAGCTCTCGGAAAGGTTACTGGCAACTCAGCCACTTCATTCAAACACCAGTTGCTTTTGCTAGCTTTATCCAGTATTTGTCTCCTAATAATACTTTAG